DNA sequence from the Blastomonas fulva genome:
GCCAGCCGCGGCGATCGTCCCAAGCTGACCGCTCTGCCGATCCTGATCGCCGCAATCTGCAAAACCTTGCGCGATTACCCGATGCTCAACGCGCGCTATGATGACGAGGCCAATGTTGTCACCCGATTTGGCGCGGTGCACCTCGGAATCGCGACGCAGACCGATGCGGGCCTGATGGTGCCGGTGCTGCGCGGTGCGGAGTCCCTGAGCGTCTGGGATATGGCGAGCGAGATCGCGCGGCTGGCGGACGCCGCGCGCAGCGGCAAGGCGAAGAGCGAGGAGCTGTCAGGCTCGACGCTGACGCTGACCTCGCTGGGCCCGCTGGGCGGCATTGCGACCACCCCGGTGATCAACCGGCCCGAGGTCGCGATCATCGGCCCCAACAAGATCGTCGAGCGCCCGATGGTGGTCGATGGCGCGGTCGTCATCCGCAAGATGATGAACCTGTCGATCTCGTGCGATCACCGCGTGGTCGACGGCTATGACGCGGCCAGCTTCGTCCAGGCGCTCAAGCGCCGGATCGAGACGCCGATCTATATCTTCGCGGATTGAGTTTCTCCCCTCCCGCTTGCGGGAGGGGCAGGCCCGGCTTTCCGGGCCGGGGTGGGCCAAAGGTTAAGCCCTTTCAGGCCCACCCCGGCATCGGCTTCGCCTCAGCCACCCCTCCCGCAGGCGGGAGGGGAGAGGCGTTGTGTTTACCTCACAATCGCCCGGAAGGTCACCCGGCGCGTCTCGCCCTGCATCAGCCGGTCACCGACCTGCCAGCGCAGATGCGTCACGTCATCGGGGTTGGCCGGGCGCCAGCTTCCGTCGCCCAGTGACACGCGCAGCGTGCCCAGCGGTCCCCAATTGCGGCCGCCGTCGATCGAGACCATCTCGTTGCCGTCTACGGTCTTGTCGAGCCTGACGGTGCGGGGCAGGGGATTGGTGACGGTAAAGCCCTGGACCGGGCGGTTGCCCATGTTGCGGTATTCCACCACATAGATCAGCCGCTCGCCGGGGCTGACCTGACGCGCAGGCTCCAGCCGCACGCGGCGCGCGCCGCTGCCCTCCGGGTCGATCCGTTCGACGAAGATCGATGATTTTGTCCGAACATCGCTCGATGCCAGCGCCATGACCGGCGCCGCCAAGGCGAGCAGCGCGATGGTGGTGCGCAGCATTCCTTACCCCGATTTACCCCCGCCGGCCCTGTCCGGCTGAGCAGCTGTCTAGGCACCAGCGGCGAACATATGGTTAATGCGCCAGCAGTTTTTCACCGCCCACGGCCCATCAATGCTGCTGGATTGTGGGCCCAATTCGGTGCAGATATAGCCGCGATAGCCCGATTTGCGGGCAAAGGGCATCTGCACACATGTCGCTACTTCCTACAGATCGCGCTGTTTCCGATGAATTGCGGCGCGACCGCCTGCTGGCTGCGCTCGCGCTGATTGCAGGCGTGGCCCTGTTCCTCGCCTTTCCATTCGCGATGCGGGCAGGGGCCGAATTCTTCCTGCCGCTGGCGGTGGCGATCGTGCTTTCGATCGCGCTGGTGCCGGCGCTGGAATGGATGGAGCGGCGCGGCCTGCCGAGCATGGCGGCGGCGTTCCTGTGCCTGGTGCTTTTCCTGGCGATCGCCAACGGCGCGCTGGCGGTGATCGTGGTTCCGGCGGCGGACTGGTTCCTGCTGCTTCCCGATCGGATCCCCAAGATCATGGAGAATCTGGCGCCGCTGATCGATCTCTATTCCGATCTGCAGAAGTTCGTCGACGATACCACCCGGCTGGTTTCCGGATCGATGGTCAAGGCGCAGAAGGCGGCAACCGCATCGCCCGAATCGCTGCTCGACCTGTTCGCCAGCGCCGCGCCCGGGGTGGCGCTGCAGATGGCATTCGTCGTGCTGCTGATCTTCTTCTTCCTCGCCGGGTGGACCAAGCTGCGCGAAAACGCGATCAGCAGCCGCGGCAGCTTCACCGGTGCCATGGCGACCGCCCGGGTCATCCAGAACGTCGTATCGGCCACATCGGCCTATCTTACCACCATCACCATAATCAACCTGCTGCTGGGTGTCTCGGTGGGCGTGGTGGTGTGGATGCTGGGGATGGAATCGCCTGCGATGTGGGGCGGCATCGTCGCCCTGCTCAACTTCATCCCGTATATCGGACCGGTGCTGGCAGCGGTGCTGCTGGCGCTGGGCGGGCTGATGAGCTTTGGCGACCTTTGGACCGCGCTTATTCCCGCCAGCGTCCAGATCGTGTTCCATCTGGTGGAGGCCAATCTGATCACGCCTGCCGTGCTGGGGCGCAGGCTGACGATGAACCCCCTGCTGATTCTCGTCT
Encoded proteins:
- a CDS encoding AI-2E family transporter codes for the protein MSLLPTDRAVSDELRRDRLLAALALIAGVALFLAFPFAMRAGAEFFLPLAVAIVLSIALVPALEWMERRGLPSMAAAFLCLVLFLAIANGALAVIVVPAADWFLLLPDRIPKIMENLAPLIDLYSDLQKFVDDTTRLVSGSMVKAQKAATASPESLLDLFASAAPGVALQMAFVVLLIFFFLAGWTKLRENAISSRGSFTGAMATARVIQNVVSATSAYLTTITIINLLLGVSVGVVVWMLGMESPAMWGGIVALLNFIPYIGPVLAAVLLALGGLMSFGDLWTALIPASVQIVFHLVEANLITPAVLGRRLTMNPLLILVSLSYWAWVWGTTGALLAVPLLIIIQTVVAAAGKPDIAGFLFESGTLTRAPGDKESPATEPLSPVRGKN